From the genome of Eucalyptus grandis isolate ANBG69807.140 chromosome 2, ASM1654582v1, whole genome shotgun sequence, one region includes:
- the LOC120290601 gene encoding DEAD-box ATP-dependent RNA helicase 57-like: MERDPSSFLFAGINFNRKKFAGDFARFRDKKERDDPVESPSLSENAGAVEPEEAPVPAKKRKRKAVSGSDAVEGISVFKSSKSAPDSAVEQKEKDEDGHLKERKEMYRQMERDAILRKKHSIHVSGSNVPSPLQDFAELKTRYVAACFSSWLFAFLGSKCTLQFSNLAFKPKTVSTQVSVNSQPRFLGSFKMPTMVLGLRNFKQPLRVVFVPTWI; the protein is encoded by the exons ATGGAAAGAGACCCATCATCGTTCCTGTTCGCCGGAATCAATTTCAACCGGAAGAAGTTCGCCGGCGACTTTGCCAGATTCCGA GACAAGAAGGAAAGAGACGATCCGGTCGAAAGCCCGAGCTTGTCGGAGAACGCCGGCGCAGTCGAGCCTGAAGAGGCGCCGGTGCCcgcgaagaagaggaagaggaaggcgGTGAGTGGTTCAG ACGCGGTGGAGGGTATCAGCGTCTTCAAGAGTTCGAAGTCGGCTCCTGATTCCGCAGTCGAACAGAAAGAGAAGGATGAAGATGGGCActtgaaggaaaggaaagagatgtACAGACAAATGGAG CGTGATGCCATTCTGCGAAAGAAGCATAGTATACACGTTTCCGGGAGTAATGTCCCTTCGCCTCTTCAGGACTTTGCAGAATTAAAAACTCGGTACGTTGCTGCTTGTTTCTCTTCGTGGTTGTTTGCGTTTTTG GGAAGCAAATGCACACTTCAATTCTCCAATCTGGCATTCAAGCCTAAGACAGTCTCTACACAAGTCTCTGTAAATTCCCAACCCAGGTTCCTTGGCAGCTTTAAAATGCCCACCATGGTCCTAGGTTTGAGGAACTTCAAACAGCCGTTGAGAGTTGTCTTCGTCCCGACATGGATCTAA